A region from the Pseudomonadota bacterium genome encodes:
- a CDS encoding type II toxin-antitoxin system RelE/ParE family toxin: MAIQSFKNKATEEINYGISSKQARKLLPPQLHAKAQIKLARVGAATNLQDFQELRGNHFEALRGDRRGQFSIRINDQFRICFRWDGKNASEVEIVDYH; the protein is encoded by the coding sequence ATGGCAATTCAGAGCTTTAAAAACAAAGCGACAGAAGAGATTAACTATGGCATCTCCTCTAAACAGGCTAGAAAGCTCTTACCGCCTCAACTACACGCAAAGGCTCAGATCAAACTGGCTAGGGTAGGAGCGGCTACAAATCTACAGGACTTTCAAGAGCTTCGAGGTAATCATTTCGAAGCTCTTAGAGGAGATCGGAGGGGTCAATTCAGTATTAGGATTAACGACCAGTTTAGAATTTGTTTTAGATGGGACGGAAAGAACGCTTCAGAGGTTGAAATAGTAGATTATCATTAA
- a CDS encoding HigA family addiction module antitoxin: MSKNLFHVTPVHPGAVLRDELEEIGASQSALAEHIGVLPKTINEICREKRGISAEMALKLSQALGATPYFWLNLQNNWELSQLPNSRKIRLIAA; the protein is encoded by the coding sequence ATGAGTAAGAATTTGTTTCATGTTACCCCTGTTCATCCGGGAGCTGTCTTACGTGATGAGCTGGAAGAGATCGGCGCTAGCCAGTCAGCCCTTGCTGAGCACATCGGCGTTCTGCCTAAGACAATAAATGAGATCTGCAGGGAGAAAAGGGGCATAAGCGCCGAGATGGCGCTGAAGCTATCTCAGGCTCTCGGAGCCACCCCATATTTTTGGCTGAATCTTCAAAACAACTGGGAACTAAGCCAACTACCAAACTCTAGGAAAATTCGCCTAATAGCAGCATAA